One window from the genome of Mumia sp. ZJ1417 encodes:
- a CDS encoding DUF2834 domain-containing protein: MRLFYASAAVVGTIVPWVFFGAFFAEEGVDLPLFAQSLFTNGAAGGFAVDVLISLVVFWVWSWRDARELAVGRWWLVLPASCLVGLSLALPLYLFLREPHRAREPRPA, encoded by the coding sequence ATGAGGCTCTTCTACGCGTCTGCCGCCGTCGTCGGCACGATCGTCCCGTGGGTGTTCTTCGGTGCCTTCTTCGCCGAGGAGGGGGTGGACCTCCCGCTCTTCGCTCAGTCCCTGTTCACGAATGGCGCGGCGGGCGGTTTCGCGGTGGACGTGCTGATCTCGCTGGTGGTCTTCTGGGTGTGGTCGTGGCGGGACGCGCGCGAGCTAGCCGTTGGACGATGGTGGCTCGTCCTGCCGGCGAGCTGCCTCGTCGGGCTGTCCCTGGCGCTGCCGCTCTACCTCTTCCTGCGGGAGCCGCATCGCGCCCGCGAGCCGCGACCGGCGTAG
- a CDS encoding DUF1304 domain-containing protein has protein sequence MTVLAVVFAALAAALHIWIFVMESVRWEHPSTRRTFQMSADEAAATREMAYNQGFYNLFLAVTTLAGLALLGTDQTSAGRALVFAGCGSMVAAAVVLVARSPQRLRAGVAQGTIPLLAVVSLAVATVG, from the coding sequence ATGACCGTCCTCGCCGTCGTCTTCGCCGCCCTGGCCGCGGCGCTCCACATCTGGATCTTCGTGATGGAGTCCGTGCGGTGGGAGCACCCGAGCACCCGCCGTACGTTCCAGATGAGCGCCGACGAGGCCGCCGCGACACGGGAGATGGCGTACAACCAGGGGTTCTACAACCTCTTCCTCGCGGTGACCACCCTCGCGGGGCTGGCGCTCCTCGGCACCGACCAGACGTCGGCCGGGCGTGCGCTCGTCTTTGCTGGGTGCGGCTCGATGGTCGCGGCAGCCGTGGTGCTGGTCGCGCGCTCGCCGCAGCGGCTGCGCGCTGGCGTCGCACAGGGAACGATCCCGCTCCTCGCCGTCGTCTCTCTTGCCGTTGCCACCGTCGGCTGA
- a CDS encoding peptidoglycan DD-metalloendopeptidase family protein — protein MRRTSVPLLVTLLLFLAGCAGPTVEPAAQRTPSAATTTAPSSDAPVTTVPADATADLLVLPATGTSTARTCAPEDMSLALTPIEPALGHRFTRVALRNDSDSTCVVRGFPGIGGRGESGAPLDITAAQRQRTGEDTRVHRVTLGPAGEAYANLEWTGDLAGAETERLTVLVLQLARGQEPVAATTTESLDIGNGTTVRIGPWEAGPAVRAAPACKVGPRPTPSGVKRFWTKDKRCSTSPWFAGAHRTMIPYGCTRAPWYPASSRCAGGRGFHHGLDLDMPKGTRVYAGVSGRVVTRGLGSAYGNRAVILRSRGRDILLGHLRSRAVKHGERVRKGDLIGRSGARGAPDGPHLHLEVRPARGSYRDAVNPRRVARLTAAR, from the coding sequence ATGCGACGTACGTCCGTACCGCTCCTCGTGACCCTGCTGCTCTTCCTCGCGGGGTGCGCGGGTCCGACCGTCGAGCCTGCCGCCCAGCGCACGCCCTCGGCGGCGACGACGACGGCGCCATCGTCGGACGCCCCGGTCACCACGGTGCCGGCGGACGCGACCGCCGACCTCCTCGTCCTGCCGGCGACCGGGACGTCGACAGCGCGCACCTGTGCCCCCGAGGACATGTCGCTCGCCCTGACCCCGATCGAGCCGGCCCTCGGCCACCGCTTCACCCGCGTCGCCCTCCGCAACGACTCGGATTCGACGTGCGTCGTCCGCGGCTTCCCCGGGATCGGCGGTCGTGGGGAGAGCGGTGCGCCGCTGGACATCACTGCGGCGCAGCGGCAGCGCACCGGCGAGGACACGCGCGTGCACCGGGTGACCCTCGGACCCGCAGGGGAGGCGTACGCGAACCTCGAGTGGACGGGGGACCTCGCCGGCGCTGAGACCGAGCGCCTCACCGTTCTTGTGCTCCAGCTCGCCCGCGGGCAGGAGCCGGTCGCCGCGACCACGACGGAGTCGCTGGACATCGGCAACGGCACGACGGTCCGCATCGGGCCGTGGGAGGCGGGCCCGGCGGTTCGCGCAGCACCTGCGTGCAAGGTCGGCCCACGGCCGACGCCGTCGGGGGTCAAGCGGTTCTGGACGAAAGACAAGCGCTGCTCCACGTCGCCGTGGTTCGCCGGCGCCCACCGCACGATGATCCCGTACGGCTGCACCCGCGCGCCGTGGTATCCCGCCTCGTCGCGCTGCGCGGGCGGGCGCGGCTTCCACCACGGGCTGGACCTCGACATGCCCAAGGGGACGCGCGTGTACGCCGGGGTGTCGGGTCGCGTCGTCACCCGCGGGCTCGGTTCGGCGTACGGGAACCGTGCCGTCATCCTCCGCTCGCGAGGCAGGGACATCCTCCTCGGGCACCTGCGGTCGCGGGCGGTGAAGCACGGAGAGCGCGTGCGCAAGGGCGACCTGATCGGGCGAAGCGGTGCTCGCGGCGCGCCCGACGGGCCGCACCTGCACCTCGAGGTGCGGCCGGCGCGCGGGTCGTACCGGGACGCCGTGAACCCGCGCCGTGTCGCCCGCCTGACCGCGGCTCGGTAA
- a CDS encoding NAD(P)-dependent alcohol dehydrogenase codes for MSINVPALATPSAGAAFARTTVERRELGEHDVLLDIAYAGICHSDIHQAREEWGASIFPMVPGHEIAGVVRAVGDGVTKHTVGDRVGVGCFIDSCRECTNCVAGEEQFCERGNVATYNGRYADGSPTYGGYSTQIVVDENYVLGIPEGISLDVAAPLLCAGITTYSPLKHWGAGPGVKVAVVGMGGLGHLAVKIAHALGAEVTVLSHTLSKKEDGLRFGADHYETGDRDTLRRLRGSFDLIINTVSADLPVDAYLRTLALDGTMVFVGAPENKQQFAAFSLIGGRRSLTGSNIGGIRETQEMLDFCAKHGIGAEIETITADDVDKAYDRVVASDVRYRFVIDTATIPA; via the coding sequence ATGAGTATCAATGTCCCCGCCCTGGCCACCCCGTCCGCTGGTGCCGCGTTCGCGCGCACGACGGTCGAGCGGCGTGAGCTCGGTGAGCACGACGTGCTCCTCGACATCGCGTATGCGGGCATCTGCCACTCCGACATCCACCAGGCGCGCGAGGAGTGGGGCGCGTCGATCTTCCCGATGGTGCCCGGCCACGAGATCGCGGGGGTCGTGCGCGCGGTCGGCGATGGCGTCACCAAGCACACCGTCGGAGACCGTGTCGGCGTCGGCTGCTTCATCGACTCCTGCCGCGAGTGCACGAACTGCGTCGCGGGCGAGGAGCAGTTCTGTGAGCGCGGCAACGTGGCGACGTACAACGGCCGGTACGCCGACGGCTCCCCCACGTACGGCGGCTACTCGACGCAGATCGTGGTCGACGAGAACTACGTGCTCGGCATCCCCGAGGGCATCTCGCTCGACGTCGCCGCTCCCCTGCTGTGCGCCGGCATCACGACGTACTCGCCGCTCAAGCACTGGGGTGCCGGCCCGGGCGTCAAGGTCGCCGTCGTCGGCATGGGCGGGCTAGGACACCTCGCCGTCAAGATCGCGCACGCGCTCGGCGCCGAGGTCACCGTGCTCAGCCACACGCTGTCGAAGAAGGAGGACGGCCTGCGGTTCGGTGCCGACCACTACGAGACCGGCGATCGCGACACGCTGCGCCGCCTGCGCGGGTCGTTCGACCTCATCATCAACACGGTCTCGGCCGACCTCCCGGTCGACGCCTACCTCCGTACGCTCGCGCTCGACGGCACGATGGTGTTCGTCGGCGCGCCGGAGAACAAGCAGCAGTTCGCCGCCTTCTCCCTCATCGGAGGCCGTCGCAGCCTGACCGGCTCCAACATCGGCGGCATCCGCGAGACGCAGGAGATGCTCGACTTCTGCGCCAAGCACGGGATCGGCGCCGAGATCGAGACCATCACCGCCGACGACGTCGACAAGGCGTACGACCGGGTCGTGGCCTCCGACGTGCGCTATCGGTTCGTCATCGACACGGCCACGATCCCGGCCTGA
- the kynA gene encoding tryptophan 2,3-dioxygenase: MSSQDSSRETPDGVHDNTRTVEAGVVTDFRDRMTYGGYLDLDTLLSAQRPVSSPEHHDELLFIVQHQTTELWLKLVLHELESACRLLRADELGPALKRIARVKHVQATLAEQWSVLATLTPSEYAQFRGVLGNASGFQSYQYRAVEFVLGNKNAAMLKVFDAEPRQQAMLRRVLEEPSLYDELLRYLARAGYPIPEAVLTRDVTKAWTFTPELVPVFTAIYADTEANWSAYETCEELVDLEENFQLWRFRHLRTVARIIGHKRGTGGSSGIPFLQRALDLTFFPELFAVRTEIGS, translated from the coding sequence GTGAGTTCCCAAGACAGTTCGCGAGAGACACCCGACGGGGTGCACGACAACACCCGCACCGTCGAGGCCGGCGTCGTCACCGACTTCCGCGACCGGATGACGTACGGGGGCTATCTCGACCTCGACACGCTGCTCTCCGCGCAGCGTCCGGTGAGCAGCCCCGAGCACCATGACGAGCTGCTGTTCATCGTTCAGCACCAGACGACCGAGCTGTGGCTCAAGCTGGTGCTGCACGAGCTGGAGAGCGCCTGCCGGCTGCTGCGCGCGGACGAGCTCGGGCCCGCGCTCAAACGGATCGCGCGCGTCAAGCACGTGCAGGCGACCCTGGCCGAGCAGTGGTCGGTGCTGGCGACGCTGACGCCGTCGGAGTACGCGCAGTTCCGCGGCGTGCTCGGCAACGCCAGCGGCTTCCAGTCCTACCAGTACCGCGCCGTCGAGTTCGTTCTCGGCAACAAGAACGCCGCGATGCTCAAGGTCTTCGACGCCGAGCCCAGGCAGCAGGCGATGCTGCGCCGCGTGTTGGAGGAGCCGTCGCTGTACGACGAGCTGCTGCGCTACCTCGCACGAGCGGGCTACCCCATCCCCGAGGCGGTGCTGACGCGCGACGTGACGAAGGCGTGGACGTTCACCCCTGAGCTGGTGCCGGTGTTCACCGCGATCTATGCCGACACCGAGGCGAACTGGTCGGCGTACGAGACGTGCGAAGAGCTCGTCGACCTCGAGGAGAACTTCCAGCTCTGGCGCTTCCGCCACCTGCGCACGGTCGCGCGGATCATCGGGCACAAGCGCGGCACGGGCGGGTCGAGCGGCATCCCGTTCCTGCAGCGTGCGCTCGACCTCACGTTCTTCCCCGAGCTCTTCGCCGTACGGACCGAGATCGGCAGCTGA
- a CDS encoding MalY/PatB family protein produces MSTPNPFEQLTLADLRTRTSVKWRLYPPDVLPSFVAEMDVDLAEPVVRAVTDAVRRGDTGYAFGDGYAEALAAFASKRWGWDGVAVERTLLVADVMTGLSETVRLVTESGAAVVVSPPVYPPFFDFMAKADREVVEAPLGADGRLDLDVLGEAFARASAGGRAAAYLLCNPQNPTGIAHTRTELAGVAALAREHGVRVVADEIHAPIVLDGASFTPYLSVDGADDAFTVMSASKAWNLAGAKAAVLLAGPEAASDLARMPEVVGHGASQLGVVAHTAALRDGGEWLDAALRGLVENRNHLASELEERVPGVQWNRPDATYLAWLDCRALGLGDDPAAVMLERARVALGSGLPYGAGGEGYVRITTATSRAILTEIVERMAAAIG; encoded by the coding sequence GTGAGCACTCCGAACCCGTTCGAGCAGCTGACCCTGGCCGACCTCCGTACGCGCACGAGCGTGAAGTGGCGGCTGTACCCGCCTGACGTGCTGCCGTCGTTCGTCGCCGAGATGGACGTCGACCTTGCCGAGCCGGTGGTCCGCGCCGTCACCGACGCCGTTCGCCGAGGCGACACGGGGTACGCGTTCGGGGACGGGTACGCCGAGGCGCTGGCGGCGTTCGCCTCCAAGCGGTGGGGTTGGGACGGCGTGGCGGTCGAGCGGACGCTGCTCGTCGCCGACGTCATGACCGGGCTGAGCGAGACCGTACGCCTCGTCACCGAGTCGGGGGCGGCGGTCGTGGTGAGCCCACCGGTGTACCCGCCGTTCTTCGACTTCATGGCGAAGGCCGACCGCGAGGTCGTCGAGGCCCCGCTCGGGGCCGACGGACGCCTCGACCTCGATGTGCTGGGGGAGGCGTTCGCGCGGGCGAGCGCGGGCGGGCGGGCGGCGGCGTACCTGCTGTGCAACCCGCAGAACCCCACCGGCATCGCCCACACGCGTACGGAGCTGGCCGGCGTCGCGGCCCTGGCCCGCGAGCACGGGGTACGGGTGGTGGCCGACGAGATCCACGCGCCGATCGTGCTCGACGGCGCGAGCTTCACCCCGTACCTCTCGGTCGACGGCGCCGACGACGCGTTCACGGTGATGTCGGCGTCGAAGGCGTGGAACCTCGCGGGCGCGAAGGCGGCGGTGCTGCTCGCGGGCCCGGAGGCCGCGTCTGACCTGGCGCGGATGCCCGAGGTGGTCGGCCACGGTGCGAGCCAGCTCGGCGTCGTCGCGCACACCGCGGCGCTGCGAGACGGGGGCGAGTGGCTCGACGCGGCGCTGCGTGGCCTGGTCGAGAATCGCAACCACCTCGCGAGCGAGCTCGAGGAGCGAGTGCCCGGGGTGCAGTGGAACCGTCCGGACGCCACCTACCTCGCGTGGCTCGACTGCCGTGCGCTCGGCCTGGGTGACGACCCCGCCGCGGTGATGCTGGAGCGGGCGAGGGTGGCCCTCGGGTCGGGGCTCCCGTACGGCGCGGGTGGCGAGGGGTACGTCCGGATCACGACGGCGACGTCGCGCGCGATCCTGACCGAGATCGTCGAGCGGATGGCTGCCGCGATCGGCTGA
- a CDS encoding HNH endonuclease, which produces MFDAGTYSAWAQAFEAVSAQPTALADGAQTRAALRQVQAMADRMEGLRAALLAQLDDSGGYADEGASSAVAWARRELRLSNRVAATLRAAGHTMRRLPAVGDAMLAGEVRLEHVAQFTSGLRKIDHALFADATDTVLLPLAKQADPSELGRAITRLDEIVHPERLDAAWQRGMDRHDLQVARAGDGFHVTGFVDLDLGARLKALLTGASAPRIDACAADGDAGAAGEDAALADLRTPAQRRIDVLSDLVDAALAQGLPGAHRARPQVHVTVDATWLSGQPGAAPPELDGVGAIGPDLYGFLACGSDHTAILTHGTTGGPTPYAAVLNVGRRRRLATGKQRDAVRVRQEGRCAGPGCRHTSLDLHHVAWWHRDGGRTDLDNLVGLCRRCHVAVHTGRLEIRPDGHGGYTFWRTLGRSDTWVEDHERVHRQRLRDYVRGLAVQPARTPKRAPVGPLEHHRNRHTMTPLT; this is translated from the coding sequence ATGTTCGATGCAGGGACCTACAGTGCCTGGGCGCAGGCGTTCGAGGCAGTGAGTGCGCAGCCGACGGCCCTCGCCGACGGCGCACAGACCCGCGCCGCCCTGCGTCAGGTCCAGGCGATGGCCGATCGCATGGAGGGGCTGCGTGCGGCTTTGCTCGCGCAGCTCGACGACTCGGGTGGCTACGCCGACGAGGGCGCTTCGTCGGCGGTGGCGTGGGCGCGTCGGGAGCTTCGGCTGAGCAACCGCGTCGCTGCCACGCTGCGCGCCGCGGGGCACACCATGCGTCGCCTCCCTGCCGTGGGTGACGCGATGCTGGCCGGCGAGGTGCGTCTCGAACACGTCGCGCAGTTCACGAGCGGTCTGCGCAAGATCGACCACGCACTCTTCGCTGACGCGACCGATACCGTCCTGCTGCCCCTGGCCAAGCAGGCCGACCCGTCCGAGCTCGGGCGGGCGATCACCCGGCTTGACGAGATCGTCCATCCGGAGCGGCTCGACGCGGCGTGGCAGCGAGGCATGGATAGGCATGACCTGCAGGTCGCCCGTGCCGGCGACGGGTTCCATGTGACCGGGTTCGTCGACCTCGATCTCGGTGCGCGGCTGAAGGCGCTGCTCACGGGAGCATCCGCGCCCCGGATCGACGCCTGTGCGGCGGACGGCGACGCGGGCGCTGCTGGTGAAGACGCCGCGCTCGCCGACCTCCGGACACCGGCGCAGCGACGCATCGACGTGCTGAGCGACCTCGTCGATGCCGCGCTGGCGCAGGGGCTCCCCGGTGCTCACCGTGCGCGTCCGCAGGTCCACGTGACCGTTGACGCCACATGGCTGTCAGGTCAGCCGGGAGCCGCGCCGCCGGAGCTGGACGGGGTCGGTGCGATCGGGCCCGACCTGTACGGCTTCCTTGCGTGCGGCTCCGACCACACGGCGATCCTGACCCACGGGACGACCGGCGGGCCGACGCCCTACGCCGCAGTGCTCAACGTGGGGCGCAGGCGCCGACTCGCGACGGGCAAGCAGCGTGATGCCGTGCGGGTGCGCCAGGAGGGCCGCTGCGCCGGTCCGGGCTGTCGCCACACCTCGCTCGACCTGCACCACGTCGCCTGGTGGCATCGCGACGGCGGCCGCACCGATCTCGACAACCTTGTCGGCCTCTGCCGGCGCTGCCACGTGGCCGTGCACACCGGGAGGTTGGAGATCCGCCCCGACGGACACGGGGGCTACACGTTCTGGCGGACACTCGGACGCTCGGACACGTGGGTCGAGGACCATGAGCGGGTCCATCGGCAGCGGCTCCGCGACTATGTGCGTGGTCTGGCTGTGCAGCCGGCTCGGACGCCCAAGCGCGCCCCGGTGGGCCCCCTCGAGCACCACCGGAACCGCCACACCATGACACCGCTGACGTGA